The following coding sequences are from one Archocentrus centrarchus isolate MPI-CPG fArcCen1 chromosome 4, fArcCen1, whole genome shotgun sequence window:
- the opa1 gene encoding dynamin-like GTPase OPA1, mitochondrial isoform X3, translating into MLRVGSRATCMACRNLVSTNMGVRFRIPLQKLHPFSRAIHHRYSGNNNPQRPPHRAAARYFTSMSRLPMRPPKPPPKSGGHGYQQQRNFWVARLAARLLKLRYILLGTAVGGGYTAKKTYDEWKDMLPDFSEYNWVIPDFVWELSEQIDLDKLAKALPEMEEIAKLLPDFDKIGENFTFLKGLLTSGVSLGSEVKGASGLHLLLDTSGDPPLKATDSSGAVTHEAGDKQYKKSSDKEKVDQLQEELLRTQLRYQRMLERLEKENKELRKVVLQKDDKGIHQRKVKKSLIDMYSEVLDILSDYDANYNTQDHLPRVVVVGDQSAGKTSVLEMIAQARIFPRGSGEMMTRSPVKVTLSEGPHHVALFKDSGREFDLTKEEDLAALRHEIELRMRKSVKEGQTVSSETISLSVKGPGIQRMVLVDLPGVISTVTTGMATDTKETIFSISKAYMQNPNAIILCIQDGSVDAERSIVTDLVSQMDPQGKRTIFVLTKVDLAEKNLASPSRIQQIVEGKLFPMKALGYFAVVTGKGSSAERIDSIKEYEEDFFQNSRLLRDGMLKAHQVTTKNLSLAVADCFWKMVRESVEQQADVFKASRFNLETEWKNNYPRLRELDRNELYEKAKNEILDEVISLSQVTPQHWESILQKKLWERVSTHVIENIYLPAAQTMDSGTFNTTVDIKLKQWTDKQLPHKALEVAWETLQEEFARFMAEYKGKDQDDIFDKLKEAVKDESIKRHKWNERALDSLRVIQHNALEDRSITDKPQWDAAIQFMEETLQSRLKDTESVIRDMVGPDWKERWLNWKNRTPDQHIRNETKNELDRLLKLHDEHTAYLANDEVTTVRKNLEARNVEVDPVLIKDTWHQLYRRHFLQKALAHCSLCKRGFYYYQRHFVDSELECNDVVLFWRIQRMLVITANTLRQQLTNTEVRRLEKNVKEVLDDFGEDIEKKTQLITGRRVQLAEDLKKVREIQEKLEAFIEALHKEK; encoded by the exons ATGCTGCGTGTCGGGAGCAGAGCAACCTG CATGGCCTGCAGGAACCTGGTGTCCACCAACATGGGGGTGAGATTTAGGATACCGCTCCAGAAGCTGCACCCTTTCTCCCGTGCTATCCATCACCGCTACTCTGGAAACAACAACCCTCAGCGCCCTCCTCATCGCGCAGCTGCCCGCTATTTCACCTCTATGTCTCGGTTGCCCATGCGGCCACCGAAGCCTCCCCCGAAGTCAGGGGGCCACGGGTACCAGCAGCAGCGCAACTTCTGGGTGGCCCGCCTTGCTGCTCGGCTGCTGAAGCTCAGATATATTCTGCTAGGAACTGCAGTGGGAGGGGGGTACACAGCTAAGAAG ACCTATGATGAGTGGAAGGACATGCTGCCTGATTTTAGTGAATACAACTGGGTCATTCCTGATTTTGTCTGGGAACTTAGTGAACAAATTGATCTTG ATAAACTGGCCAAAGCTCTACCAGAGATGGAAGAAATAGCCAAACTGCTTCCTGACTTTGACAAAATTGGGGAGAACTTCACTTTCCTCAAAGGCCTCCTCACCTCTG GTGTGAGTTTGGGTAGTGAAGTCAAAGGAGCTTCTGGTCTGCATCTGTTGTTAG ACACTTCAGGTGATCCTCCACTAAAGGCCACAGATTCCTCTGGTGCAGTCACACATGAAGCTGGTGATAAGCAGTACAAAAAG TCATCTGACAAAGAAAAGGTTGACCAGCTCCAAGAAGAACTGCTCCGCACCCAG CTAAGATATCAGCGCATGCTTGAGAGACTggagaaggaaaataaagagttaAGGAAAGTGGTGCTACAAAAAGACGATAAGGGAATTCACCAAAGAAAAGTGAAG AAATCCCTTATTGATATGTATTCTGAAGTCCTGGACATCTTGTCTGACTACGATGCCAACTACAACACACAGGACCACTTACCCAGG GTCGTTGTGGTCGGGGATCAGAGTGCTGGGAAGACCAGCGTGCTTGAGATGATCGCTCAGGCCAGGATCTTTCCCAGGGGCTCAGGAGAGATGATGACACGCTCTCCTGTCAAG GTAACATTAAGTGAAGGCCCCCACCACGTGGCCCTGTTCAAGGACAGTGGCCGAGAGTTTGACCTTACCAAGGAGGAGGAC CTGGCTGCTCTGAGGCATGAGATTGAGCTGAGGATGAGAAAAAGTGTGAAGGAAGGACAGACAGTCAGCTCTGAG ACAATATCCTTGAGTGTTAAAGGGCCTGGCATCCAGAGGATGGTACTTGTTGACTTACCAGGTGTAATCAGT ACGGTGACTACAGGCATGGCAACAGACACTAAGGAAACCATCTTCAGCATCAGCAAGGCCTACATGCAAAACCCCAATGCAATCATCCTCTGTATTCAGG ATGGTAGTGTGGACGCAGAGCGGAGCATTGTAACAGACTTGGTTAGTCAGATGGATCCTCAGGGGAAGAGGACTATCTTTGTCCTGACCAAAGTGGACCTGGCTGAGAAGAACCTGGCCAGCCCAAGCAGA ATTCAGCAAATTGTGGAAGGCAAGCTGTTTCCCATGAAAGCCCTTGGATACTTTGCTGTTGTAACAGGAAAAG GGAGCAGCGCTGAAAGAATAGACTCCATTAAAGAGTATGAAGAGGACTTTTTCCAGAACTCTAGGTTACTAAG GGATGGCATGCTGAAAGCTCACCAAGTGACCACAAAGAACTTGAGTCTGGCTGTCGCTGACTGCTTCTGGAAGATGGTGAGGGAGTCTGTAGAGCAACAAGCTGATGTCTTCAAAG CTTCACGGTTCAACTTGGAGACAGAATGGAAGAATAACTACCCTCgactgagagagctggacagg AACGAACTCTATGAAAAGGCTAAAAATGAAATCTTGGATGAAGTCATTAGTTTGAGTCAGGTGACCCCACAGCACTG GGAATCTATTCTGCAGAAAAAGCTGTGGGAACGTGTTTCCACACATGTAATTGAGAACATCTACCTGCCTGCTGCCCAAACAATGGACTCTGGTACCTTCAACACCACTGTAGACATCAAGCTCAAGCAGTGGACTGACAAGCAGCTTCCACACAAAGCACTGGAG GTTGCCTGGGAGACATTGCAGGAGGAGTTTGCCCGCTTCATGGCTGAATACAAAGGCAAAGACCAGGATGACATTTTTGACAAGCTCAAGGAGGCTGTGAAGGATGAGAGCATCAAGAGGCACAAGTGGAATGAGAGGGCCCTGGACAGCCTG AGGGTGATTCAGCACAATGCCCTTGAAGACCGCTCCATCACAGACAAGCCCCAGTGGGATGCAGCAATCCAGTTCATGGAGGAAACCTTGCAGTCACGCCTCAAAGACA CGGAATCAGTAATCAGAGACATGGTGGGCCCAGACTGGAAGGAGAGGTGGCTGAATTGGAAGAATCGTACACCAGATCAG CATATTcggaatgaaacaaaaaatgagTTGGACCGCCTGCTGAAGCTGCACGATGAGCACACTGCTTACCTGGCTAATGATGAAGTCACCACAGTGAGGAAGAACCTGGAGGCACGAAATGTAGAAGTTGACCCAGTGCTG ATCAAAGATACGTGGCATCAGCTGTATCGCCGACACTTCTTGCAGAAGGCGCTGGCTCACTGCAGCCTCTGCAAGAGGGGCTTTTACTACTACCAGCGACACTTTGTTGACTCTGAG ttGGAGTGCAATGATGTGGTGTTGTTTTGGAGGATACAGAGGATGCTGGTTATAACAGCCAATACTCTACGGCAGCAACTCACCAACACTGAGG TGCGGCGATTggagaaaaatgtgaaagagGTGTTGGATGACTTTGGAGAAGACATAGAGAAGAAGACCCAACTCATAACTGGCCGCCGAGTCCAGCTGGCTGAGGATCTCA